Proteins from a genomic interval of Candidatus Eremiobacterota bacterium:
- a CDS encoding ABC transporter ATP-binding protein, whose translation MRKRFGAVQAVDGVDLELKPGEIHALVGENGAGKSTLAAIAYRAIQPDEGTVSSDGVVGLVHQHFKLIGRLRVWENVLLNREPRRGWAIDAGAARARVRELGTTYGLEVDPDALVETLPVGIKQRVELLRELDRAPSVLLLDEPTASLAPGEIASFFTTVQDLARGGTAILVVTHKLAEVIAYSQRVTVMRAGRVVASHLTGETSAEAIAREMVGGEVPALAARASTSVAPLLEVRNLSARSGTSALREASFEVRAGEIVGVAGIEGNGQSALSDALAGVVPFSGAIVFEGTPLRPDDAPASRLARGIRVIPQDRRHEALVLEWNVRDNVALGRQRTLRLAEFGAAAREVIERFDVRPPNPDALAGALSGGNQQKIVVGRTLISAPKLVVAYQPTRGIDIGAAALVQSRLIEARNAGAGVLLISFELDELFAVADRVLVIANGAFVGAFDRGNLDRGRIGALMAGHA comes from the coding sequence GTGCGCAAGCGCTTCGGTGCCGTGCAGGCCGTCGACGGCGTCGACCTCGAGCTGAAGCCCGGCGAGATCCACGCGCTGGTCGGCGAGAACGGCGCCGGCAAGTCGACGCTCGCCGCGATCGCGTACCGCGCGATCCAGCCCGACGAAGGAACCGTTTCGTCGGACGGCGTCGTGGGGCTCGTCCATCAACATTTCAAGCTGATCGGCCGGCTGCGCGTGTGGGAGAACGTGCTGCTGAACCGCGAGCCGCGCCGCGGCTGGGCGATCGACGCCGGCGCGGCGCGCGCGCGCGTGCGCGAGCTCGGTACGACGTACGGTCTGGAGGTCGATCCCGACGCGCTCGTCGAGACGCTCCCGGTCGGGATCAAGCAGCGCGTCGAGCTGCTGCGCGAGCTGGATCGCGCGCCGAGCGTGCTGCTGCTCGACGAGCCGACCGCGTCGCTCGCGCCAGGCGAGATCGCGTCGTTCTTCACCACGGTGCAGGACCTCGCGCGGGGCGGCACGGCGATCTTGGTGGTGACGCACAAGCTCGCCGAAGTGATCGCATACTCGCAGCGCGTGACGGTGATGCGCGCGGGGCGCGTCGTCGCGAGCCACCTCACCGGCGAGACGAGCGCCGAGGCGATCGCGCGCGAGATGGTCGGCGGCGAGGTGCCGGCGCTCGCGGCTCGCGCGAGCACCAGCGTCGCGCCGCTGCTCGAGGTGCGCAACCTCTCGGCGCGCTCGGGGACGAGCGCGCTGCGCGAGGCGAGCTTCGAGGTGCGCGCGGGCGAGATCGTCGGCGTCGCCGGCATCGAAGGAAACGGCCAGTCCGCGCTGAGCGACGCGCTCGCCGGCGTCGTGCCGTTCAGCGGCGCGATCGTGTTCGAGGGAACGCCGCTGCGCCCGGATGACGCGCCCGCCTCGCGACTCGCGCGCGGCATTCGCGTCATCCCGCAGGATCGCCGCCACGAAGCGCTCGTCCTGGAATGGAACGTGCGCGACAACGTCGCGCTCGGGCGCCAGCGCACGCTGCGGCTCGCCGAGTTCGGCGCGGCGGCGCGCGAGGTGATCGAGCGCTTCGACGTGCGCCCGCCGAACCCGGACGCGCTCGCCGGCGCGCTCTCGGGCGGAAACCAGCAGAAGATCGTCGTCGGGCGAACGCTGATCAGCGCGCCGAAGCTGGTCGTCGCGTACCAGCCGACGCGTGGCATCGACATCGGCGCCGCCGCGCTGGTGCAGTCGCGGCTGATCGAAGCGCGCAACGCCGGCGCCGGCGTGCTGCTGATCTCGTTCGAGCTCGACGAGCTCTTCGCGGTCGCCGACCGCGTGCTGGTGATCGCGAACGGCGCGTTCGTGGGCGCCTTCGACCGCGGCAACCTCGACCGCGGCCGCATCGGCGCGCTGATGGCGGGACACGCGTGA